The proteins below come from a single Halomicroarcula saliterrae genomic window:
- a CDS encoding uroporphyrinogen-III synthase, whose protein sequence is MREAPRLRVAAFRPDDERLADAVALLESLGADPVPDPMLAVEPTGATPRGDSTYSILTSKTGVELAAGSGWDPGEATVCAIGESTAAALRDAGYAVDVVPEEFSSTGLVEALGAEVAGARVEVARSDHGSAVLTDGLEAAGAYVHETVLYRLVRPPEAGESTELAAAGELDAALFTSSLTVEHFLAAAEERGVRDAARDGLCDATVGAIGTPTKETAESTGISVDIVPERADFEALACEVVEAAGPTHHE, encoded by the coding sequence ATGCGGGAGGCACCGCGGCTCCGGGTCGCGGCGTTCCGACCCGACGACGAGCGACTCGCCGACGCGGTCGCGCTCCTCGAATCGCTGGGCGCCGACCCCGTCCCGGACCCGATGCTCGCGGTCGAGCCCACGGGAGCGACGCCCCGCGGGGATTCGACCTACAGTATCCTGACGAGCAAGACCGGTGTCGAACTGGCCGCCGGTTCGGGCTGGGACCCCGGCGAGGCGACCGTGTGCGCCATCGGCGAGTCGACCGCCGCCGCCCTCCGCGACGCGGGCTACGCCGTCGACGTCGTCCCCGAGGAGTTCTCCTCGACGGGGCTGGTCGAGGCGCTGGGCGCCGAGGTGGCCGGCGCCCGCGTCGAGGTCGCCCGCTCGGACCACGGGTCGGCCGTGCTGACCGACGGTCTCGAAGCCGCCGGCGCGTACGTCCACGAGACCGTGCTCTACCGACTCGTCAGACCGCCCGAGGCCGGGGAGTCGACCGAACTCGCTGCCGCGGGCGAACTCGACGCCGCGCTGTTTACCTCCTCGCTTACCGTCGAGCACTTCCTCGCGGCGGCCGAGGAGCGCGGCGTCCGCGACGCCGCCCGCGACGGGCTGTGTGACGCGACGGTCGGCGCCATCGGAACGCCTACGAAGGAAACAGCCGAGAGCACCGGCATCAGCGTCGATATCGTCCCCGAACGGGCCGACTTCGAGGCGCTTGCTTGCGAGGTCGTCGAAGCCGCTGGACCCACCCACCACGAGTAG
- the cobA gene encoding uroporphyrinogen-III C-methyltransferase, producing the protein MSDDSHEGKKESTVGKVYLVGSGPGDPDLLTVKAKRLIESAEVVLHDKLPGPEILGMIPEAKREDVGKRAGGEWTPQEYTNNRLVELARQGNTVVRLKGGDPTVFGRGGEEMVHLAESGIPFEVVPGITSAIAGPEVAGIPVTHRDYVSSVSFVTGHEDPTKDESAVDWEALANTGGTIVVLMGVGKLPGYTGELLKYGMDPETPVALIERATWPDQRVATGTLDTIVDVRDSEGIEPPAITVIGEVAGERERVVEFLEGA; encoded by the coding sequence GCAAGAAGGAGTCGACGGTCGGGAAGGTGTATCTCGTCGGCTCCGGACCGGGCGACCCGGACCTGCTGACGGTGAAGGCAAAACGCCTCATCGAATCGGCCGAGGTGGTGCTCCACGACAAGCTCCCGGGCCCCGAGATTCTGGGGATGATTCCCGAGGCGAAACGCGAGGACGTGGGCAAGCGGGCGGGCGGCGAGTGGACGCCCCAGGAGTACACCAACAACCGACTGGTCGAACTCGCCCGGCAGGGGAACACGGTCGTGCGGCTCAAGGGCGGCGACCCGACGGTGTTCGGCCGCGGCGGCGAGGAGATGGTCCACCTCGCGGAGAGCGGGATTCCGTTCGAGGTCGTCCCCGGTATCACGAGCGCCATCGCCGGGCCGGAGGTGGCGGGCATCCCCGTCACCCACCGCGACTACGTCTCCTCCGTCTCCTTCGTCACGGGCCACGAGGACCCCACGAAAGACGAGTCGGCGGTCGACTGGGAGGCCTTGGCGAACACCGGCGGCACCATCGTCGTTCTGATGGGCGTCGGCAAACTGCCCGGCTACACCGGTGAACTGCTGAAATACGGCATGGACCCCGAGACCCCCGTCGCGCTCATCGAGCGCGCGACGTGGCCCGACCAGCGCGTCGCCACCGGCACGCTCGACACCATCGTCGACGTCCGGGACAGCGAGGGTATCGAACCGCCCGCCATCACCGTCATCGGCGAGGTCGCCGGCGAGCGCGAGCGGGTGGTCGAGTTCCTGGAGGGGGCCTGA